Sequence from the Deinococcus radiotolerans genome:
CACCCGACCGCGTCCGCCCCCAGGCTCAGGGCGAGGTCGTGCAGTTGGTCGTGGGGCGAGACGCTCATCGCCGCGCAGTATGCCGCGCCGCCCGCACCGGAAAGGGGAGAGGCCGCACCCTGACAGCGGCGCGGCCCCCTGCTGTTGTCCCTTACAGCGTCTCTTTCGCCAGCGCCCAGGCGCGTTCGAAGACCTCGCCGCGTTCAGGGCGGGCCATTACGCGCGCCAGCCCCTGCGCGAGGGTCATGCTGGGCACCGTGACCTCTGTGACGCGCTGCACGTCGTCCCAGTGGCAGGCGGCCAGGGCGATGTCGCCCTGCTCGGCCTTCAGGCTGAAGTGCACGCCGTCGCCGCGCAGCTCCACGCCGCACAGGTCGCCGTTCTCGCGCCCGCAGCGGCCCAGCCGGAAGTCCACGGTGCTCAGGTCCGTCCAGCCCAGCGTGCTCGCAATGAACCCCGCGAACAGCCGCGCGGGCAGGTCCTTCTTGCCGGCGTGCCGGACGGTCAGGTGTGTCACGCGCCCCAGCTGCCGCGCCGCGTCTGGCGAGTCGAACAGCTGCGCCAGCGCCTCGCGCCACCCGGCCGAGCGGCTCCAGCCCAGGTCCGCCAGCGCGTAGTGCCGGGAGGGTGGGACGTCCAGCGTCAGGCTGTCCACGATCACCTGATCGGCGATCTCGGTCAGTTCGGCCAGCAGCGTGCCCTCGGGGCGGCTGTCCGCGCCCCACCAGACGTGGTTCACGGTCGCCGGGCGGATCAGCGGCAGGATCGCGCCCTGCAGCTGCTCGGGGCTGGCCTCCAGCGTCAGGCGTTCCACGTACAGCCCGCCCGATTGAGGCACGAGCGCGGCGTGCACAGTCAGGTCGTCCGTGCCGTCCATGACACCGATGATCTGTCGCCCCGCGTACCGGCCCTCCAGGCCCGCGAGGGCCTCCTGCACGCGGCCCAAGTGCCGCTTCACGGTCAGGGCGATCATGTTGCCGGTGTAGGCGCGCGTCTCCACGTCCGTCTGCGCCCACAGTTCATCCAGGGTCGCCTGGGCCTTGCGGACGGTAGTGTCCACTGGCCCCAGCGATTTCAGGTCGGTCGCGTAGGTCACGCCCTCACCTCCCGGGTCACAGGCGCCGCCAGCGGCGGTCGTCGCCCATCAGGTCGTCGGCCGCGTCGGGGCCCCAGGTGCCGGACGTGTAGTTCGGGAAGTCCGGGCCCTCGCCCCTCTTCGGTTTGCGGGCGGGGTCGGTGTCCCACACGCTCAGGATGCCGCTGACGATCTGCCACGCCAGGTCCACCTCGTCCTCGCGCGGGAAGAGGATCGCGTCGCCCACCATCGCGTCGAGCAGCAGGCGGGAGTACGGGCTTTCCAGCTGCGCGCCGAACGCGTCGTAGCGGAAGTCCATGACGACCTCGCGCAGCACCATCTCCTGCCCCGGCGTCTTGCTGCTGAATTTCAGGCTCACGCCCTCGTCCGGCTGGATGCGGAAGGCCAGCACGTTGCGCTCCAGGCCGCCGGGGAAGATGCCCAGCGGGGGCCGCTTGAACACCACGGCGATCTCCGTGACCTTCTTCGGCAGCCGCTTGCCGGTGCGCAGGAAGAACGGCACACCCTGCCAGCGCCAGTTGTCCACCTCCAGCTTCACCGCCACGTACGTGGGCGTCACGCTGCCCTCACGCACGCCGGGCTCCTCGCGGTACCCGGGCACCTTCTCGCCGTACAGGGTGCCGGGACCGTACTGGCCGCGCACCGCGACCTCCTCCACGCGCCCAGCGGGAATCTCCTTGACGGCGCGCAGCACCTTCACCTTCTCGTCGCGGATGGCGTCCGCGTCAAAGGCCGCCGGGGGTTCCATGGCAGTCAGCGCGAACAGCTGCATCAGGTGGTTCTGCAGCATGTCGCGCACCACGCCCGCCTCCTCGTAGTACCCGGCGCGGCCCTCCAGGCCCAGGTCCTCGGCGGCCGTGATCTGCACGTGATCCACGTACCCGCGGTTCCACAGCGGCTCGAAGATGGCGTTCCCGAAGCGGATCGCCATGAGGTTCTGCACCGTCTCCTTGCCCAGGTAGTGGTCAATGCGGTACACCTGCGACTCGTTCCACACGTGGTGAATCGCGTCGTTCAGCGCGCGCGCCGAGGCGAGGTCACGCCCGAAGGGCTTCTCGATCACCAGGCGGCGCCAGCCCTCGGACTCGTCCGAGAGGCCCAGGCGGCCCAGACCGTTGCTGATCGGCTCGAACAGGCTGGGCGGCGTGGAGAGGTAGAACAGGGCGTTCTTGCGGCCCCCGTGCGCCTCCTCGGCCCGGTCGAGTTCGCGGCCCACCTTCTCGTACACCTCGTCCGCGGCGAAATCCCCAAACTCGTAGTACAGCAGTTCGCGGAACTTCTCCAGGCTGCCCGGCTGGATCGCG
This genomic interval carries:
- a CDS encoding glucose-6-phosphate dehydrogenase assembly protein OpcA; protein product: MTYATDLKSLGPVDTTVRKAQATLDELWAQTDVETRAYTGNMIALTVKRHLGRVQEALAGLEGRYAGRQIIGVMDGTDDLTVHAALVPQSGGLYVERLTLEASPEQLQGAILPLIRPATVNHVWWGADSRPEGTLLAELTEIADQVIVDSLTLDVPPSRHYALADLGWSRSAGWREALAQLFDSPDAARQLGRVTHLTVRHAGKKDLPARLFAGFIASTLGWTDLSTVDFRLGRCGRENGDLCGVELRGDGVHFSLKAEQGDIALAACHWDDVQRVTEVTVPSMTLAQGLARVMARPERGEVFERAWALAKETL
- the zwf gene encoding glucose-6-phosphate dehydrogenase gives rise to the protein MTRGAKKDSAKKEPAKKPAAKKPAAKKASAKKAASAAPAKDTRARGVKASEVQENVTRKAAAQKVGVAEPAPKVKKAAPKKASPKRAAGAPGEDGTNPFRALMRRNRAPEPATLVIFGATGDLSRRKLLPAVFGLWQDGLLGSAFNIVGVGRQEMTDEQFKDYAIQALKDSKETDAIQPGSLEKFRELLYYEFGDFAADEVYEKVGRELDRAEEAHGGRKNALFYLSTPPSLFEPISNGLGRLGLSDESEGWRRLVIEKPFGRDLASARALNDAIHHVWNESQVYRIDHYLGKETVQNLMAIRFGNAIFEPLWNRGYVDHVQITAAEDLGLEGRAGYYEEAGVVRDMLQNHLMQLFALTAMEPPAAFDADAIRDEKVKVLRAVKEIPAGRVEEVAVRGQYGPGTLYGEKVPGYREEPGVREGSVTPTYVAVKLEVDNWRWQGVPFFLRTGKRLPKKVTEIAVVFKRPPLGIFPGGLERNVLAFRIQPDEGVSLKFSSKTPGQEMVLREVVMDFRYDAFGAQLESPYSRLLLDAMVGDAILFPREDEVDLAWQIVSGILSVWDTDPARKPKRGEGPDFPNYTSGTWGPDAADDLMGDDRRWRRL